A genomic window from Helicobacter pylori includes:
- a CDS encoding class I SAM-dependent methyltransferase, with translation MPSNALTIEEIARLINVSHSSVHNWIKTNLLEKLEIDRKIYVKTSSFLDFCHNHLGKNKLNKYANKSLKGTHNHQELILKYLEILENSSDLENLGSYYEEELSNTTRNLEGIYYTPNKIIEQLFTLPKDFDTSQAAFCDPAVGSGNFVMHALKLGFKVENIYGYDTDAFAVALTKKRIKERYDLDCPNIVQKDFLSLKHTPQFDCIFTNPPWGKKYHQNQKENFKQRFNLSQSLDSASLFFMASLDCLKENAHLGLLLPESCLNIDVFKKMREMALKFQIRSLIDFNKPFKSLMTKAVGLALKKTPNKNQKISCVYQNKSFKRSPSSFLNNPKKIFNIHCSSKENKILDHLFSIPYITLKNNAHFALGIVTGNNKERLHSKQEKNTIPIFRGSDILKDRLKAPSQFIDADLKNCQQVAPLSLYQAKEKIVYKFISSKLVCFYDNKQRLFLNSTNMFVLKENFPINAHALKELLNSDLMQFIFESLFKTHKILRKDLECLPLFAQFINDNFDEKFYLKNLGIEKKDSKHFTIRKNHAHRLSFGVRG, from the coding sequence ATGCCTTCAAACGCTCTTACTATTGAAGAAATCGCTCGCTTAATCAATGTTTCTCATAGCAGCGTGCATAACTGGATCAAAACCAATCTTTTAGAAAAACTAGAGATTGATCGTAAAATTTATGTCAAAACAAGCTCTTTTTTAGATTTTTGTCATAATCATTTAGGAAAAAATAAGCTTAACAAATACGCTAACAAATCCTTAAAAGGCACGCATAACCACCAAGAATTGATTTTAAAATACCTAGAAATATTAGAAAATAGCTCTGATTTGGAAAATTTGGGTTCTTATTATGAAGAAGAGCTTTCTAATACCACCAGAAATTTAGAAGGCATTTACTACACTCCTAATAAGATCATAGAGCAACTATTCACTCTCCCTAAAGATTTTGATACCTCTCAAGCGGCTTTTTGCGATCCGGCTGTGGGGAGCGGGAATTTCGTCATGCATGCTTTAAAACTGGGTTTTAAGGTTGAAAATATCTATGGCTATGATACAGACGCTTTTGCTGTCGCTTTGACTAAAAAGCGCATTAAAGAGCGTTATGATTTAGATTGCCCTAATATTGTGCAAAAAGATTTTTTGAGTTTGAAACACACCCCACAATTTGATTGCATTTTCACTAACCCGCCATGGGGTAAGAAATACCATCAAAACCAAAAAGAAAATTTCAAACAGCGTTTTAACCTTTCTCAAAGCCTGGATAGCGCGTCGCTCTTTTTTATGGCGAGTTTGGATTGTTTGAAAGAAAACGCTCATTTAGGGCTATTATTACCGGAAAGTTGTTTGAATATTGATGTGTTTAAAAAAATGCGAGAAATGGCTCTAAAGTTTCAAATTAGAAGCCTGATTGATTTTAACAAACCCTTTAAATCTCTAATGACTAAAGCTGTGGGTTTAGCGCTTAAAAAAACCCCTAATAAAAATCAAAAAATCTCATGCGTTTATCAAAATAAATCATTCAAACGCTCGCCCTCTTCTTTTTTAAACAACCCTAAAAAGATTTTTAATATCCATTGCTCTAGCAAAGAAAATAAGATTTTAGACCACCTTTTTTCCATTCCCTATATCACCTTAAAAAATAACGCTCATTTTGCTTTAGGGATTGTTACGGGCAACAATAAAGAAAGATTGCACTCCAAACAAGAAAAAAATACCATTCCTATTTTTAGAGGTTCAGATATTTTAAAAGACAGATTAAAAGCCCCTAGCCAATTCATTGACGCTGATTTAAAAAATTGCCAGCAAGTCGCTCCCTTAAGTCTTTATCAAGCTAAAGAAAAAATCGTGTATAAATTCATTTCTTCAAAGCTTGTCTGTTTTTATGACAACAAGCAACGCCTTTTTTTAAACAGCACAAACATGTTTGTTTTAAAAGAAAATTTCCCTATCAATGCCCATGCGTTAAAAGAATTATTAAACAGCGATTTAATGCAATTTATTTTTGAATCGCTTTTTAAAACGCATAAAATTTTAAGAAAAGATTTAGAATGCTTGCCCTTATTTGCACAATTTATTAACGATAATTTTGATGAAAAATTTTATTTAAAAAATTTAGGGATAGAAAAAAAAGACTCTAAACATTTCACCATCAGGAAAAACCATGCACATCGCTTGTCTTTTGGCGTTAGGGGATAA
- a CDS encoding glycosyltransferase family 9 protein, translating into MHIACLLALGDNLITLSLLKEIAFKQQQPLKILGTHLTLKIAKLLECEKYFEIIPVFENVPAFYDLKKQGVFWAMKDFLWLLKALKKHQIKRLVLEKQDFRSALLSQFVSITTPNKEIKNVYQNRQELFSQIYGHVFDNSSYLMSLKNPQKILINPFTRENDRNISLEHLQIILKLLKPFSVTLLDFEERYAFLKDEVARYCTKTSLEEVKNLILESDLYIGGDSFLIHLAYYLKKNYFIFFYRDNDDFMPPNCKSENFLKAHKSPFIEQDLAKKFRHLGLL; encoded by the coding sequence ATGCACATCGCTTGTCTTTTGGCGTTAGGGGATAATCTCATCACGCTTAGCCTTTTAAAAGAAATCGCTTTCAAACAGCAACAACCCCTTAAAATTCTAGGCACTCATTTGACTTTAAAAATCGCCAAACTTTTAGAATGCGAAAAATATTTTGAAATCATTCCTGTTTTTGAAAATGTCCCTGCTTTTTATGATCTTAAAAAACAAGGCGTTTTTTGGGCGATGAAGGATTTTTTATGGTTGTTAAAAGCGCTTAAAAAGCACCAAATCAAGCGTTTGGTTTTAGAAAAACAAGATTTTAGAAGCGCTCTTTTATCCCAATTTGTTTCCATAACCACTCCAAATAAAGAAATTAAAAATGTTTATCAAAACCGCCAGGAGTTGTTTTCACAAATTTATGGGCATGTTTTTGATAACTCTTCATATTTGATGAGCTTAAAAAACCCCCAAAAAATTTTAATCAACCCTTTCACAAGAGAAAATGATAGAAATATTTCTTTAGAGCATTTGCAAATCATCTTAAAACTTTTAAAACCCTTTTCTGTTACGCTTTTAGATTTTGAAGAACGATACGCTTTTTTAAAAGATGAAGTCGCTCGCTATTGCACTAAAACCAGTTTAGAGGAGGTTAAAAACCTCATTTTAGAAAGCGATTTGTATATAGGGGGGGATTCGTTTTTGATCCATTTAGCTTACTATTTAAAGAAAAATTATTTTATCTTTTTTTATAGGGATAATGACGATTTCATGCCGCCTAATTGCAAGAGTGAAAATTTTTTAAAAGCCCATAAAAGCCCTTTTATAGAACAGGATTTAGCCAAAAAATTCCGCCATTTGGGGCTATTATAA